Proteins encoded together in one Clostridium felsineum DSM 794 window:
- a CDS encoding carboxylesterase/lipase family protein, with product MGVIVETKYGKVEGFEENGINKWFGVPYAKAPVGELRFKRAVESTPWTGICQAKKQGNIPYQFNNLEIKDYESEDCLYMNIWAKAAGKNMPVFVWIYGGSYAFGSCSDPTYDGTNFAKEGVVYVAFNYRLGAFGFYDFTMYDKSFHSNCGLSDQIMALRWIKENIEAFGGDKDNITIAGESAGGAAIINLLASPKTKGLFNKAIAESPSVGCVLSHNTAKLNTDICLEKLGIKANEVYKLKTIEPLDMKKGILIVRDEIVKRYPGMYVQGVVIDDLLPDFPWKLMEKGSAEGVKLIIGTNHNEGTLFVNSGYSMFPKGFKDIEEMLRNNDYIDKLPEIYKLYDKFEGEMSKLQEILKDKAFLVDSIKVAEIQSVKNDTYMYRFDYVPKGAEIGGYGAAHAIEVPIALNTKIEGFLAVFWKGVPENIIEKLKNNINGAWLNFVKTGNPNGNLPVEWKKYDSKNRSTFIFDEINSIENNPAKEVYDFWKDMEFYRNL from the coding sequence ATGGGTGTTATTGTAGAAACAAAATATGGTAAAGTAGAAGGCTTTGAAGAAAATGGTATAAATAAATGGTTTGGAGTGCCCTATGCAAAGGCTCCAGTAGGCGAACTTAGATTTAAAAGAGCGGTTGAAAGCACACCTTGGACGGGGATTTGCCAAGCGAAAAAACAAGGAAATATACCCTATCAATTTAATAATTTAGAGATAAAGGATTACGAAAGTGAAGATTGCTTATACATGAATATTTGGGCAAAAGCTGCCGGTAAAAATATGCCAGTGTTTGTCTGGATCTATGGAGGAAGCTATGCTTTTGGTTCTTGTTCTGATCCTACTTATGATGGAACGAATTTTGCAAAGGAAGGCGTAGTTTATGTTGCATTCAATTATAGGTTGGGGGCTTTTGGCTTTTATGATTTTACTATGTATGATAAAAGTTTTCATTCCAACTGTGGTTTATCAGATCAAATAATGGCGCTAAGATGGATAAAAGAGAACATAGAAGCTTTTGGTGGAGATAAAGATAATATTACAATTGCAGGAGAATCAGCTGGTGGAGCAGCTATTATAAATTTACTAGCATCACCAAAGACTAAAGGGTTATTTAATAAAGCTATAGCTGAAAGTCCTTCTGTAGGTTGTGTTCTAAGCCATAATACGGCTAAATTAAATACAGATATATGCCTAGAGAAATTGGGTATAAAAGCAAATGAAGTATATAAGTTAAAAACAATAGAACCTTTAGATATGAAAAAAGGTATTCTCATTGTAAGAGATGAAATTGTAAAGAGATATCCCGGAATGTATGTACAGGGTGTTGTAATTGATGACTTACTGCCGGATTTTCCGTGGAAGCTTATGGAAAAGGGCAGCGCAGAAGGTGTTAAACTTATAATAGGAACTAATCATAACGAAGGGACTTTATTTGTTAATAGTGGTTACTCTATGTTTCCTAAAGGTTTTAAAGATATAGAAGAGATGCTTAGAAATAATGATTATATTGATAAATTACCTGAAATATATAAGTTATATGATAAATTTGAAGGTGAGATGTCTAAGCTTCAAGAAATACTTAAGGATAAAGCTTTTTTAGTAGATTCTATAAAGGTTGCAGAGATTCAGAGTGTAAAAAATGATACTTATATGTATCGCTTTGACTATGTACCTAAAGGAGCAGAAATAGGTGGTTATGGTGCAGCACATGCAATCGAAGTTCCAATAGCTTTAAATACTAAAATAGAAGGTTTTCTTGCAGTTTTTTGGAAAGGCGTACCTGAAAATATTATTGAAAAGCTTAAAAATAATATTAATGGAGCTTGGCTTAATTTCGTGAAAACAGGAAATCCTAATGGTAATCTCCCCGTTGAGTGGAAGAAATATGATTCGAAAAATAGAAGTACTTTTATTTTTGATGAGATAAATAGTATAGAAAATAATCCAGCAAAAGAAGTTTATGATTTTTGGAAGGACATGGAGTTTTACAGAAATTTATAG
- a CDS encoding winged helix-turn-helix transcriptional regulator, with the protein MQKELPACPVETTLLLIGEKWKVLILRDLMEGTKRFGELKKSIGSISQKVLTQQLKAMEKDGLVLRKAYAEVPPRVEYSLTSLGKSLKPILDSMWSWGNSYKDKINQA; encoded by the coding sequence ATGCAAAAAGAATTACCTGCATGTCCAGTTGAAACCACACTTCTTCTTATCGGTGAAAAATGGAAAGTTTTAATATTGAGAGATCTTATGGAGGGAACTAAAAGATTTGGTGAACTAAAAAAATCTATTGGCTCTATAAGCCAAAAGGTTTTAACTCAGCAGCTAAAAGCCATGGAAAAAGATGGTCTTGTACTGAGAAAAGCTTATGCTGAAGTTCCTCCAAGAGTTGAATATTCCCTTACAAGCCTTGGTAAAAGTCTTAAACCAATTCTTGATTCTATGTGGTCTTGGGGAAACAGTTATAAAGATAAAATTAATCAAGCTTGA
- a CDS encoding MFS transporter translates to MKKNKNLISYLLGRLISLLGSGIQTVALPLYILDATGSGTLMGVFSVFTFLPAIIASTFSGIVGDRKNRKNVMIAMDLGRGIMICFLAMLATYKVFNIYILFIMQVFISIMDNMFNSSSSAILPELIDKNELIEANSSKGGLDAIANILGPALGGIIYGIWGIKMVFYINAASFLLSALSSLFIKYKKKMIKKEKINAKIFFKENYEVIEFIKERKGLLQLCSLAMLSNFFLSPMFDIVVPYALKRGIHFSSQHYGYIVAAYTVGILLGNLAISAYFKRFSLKWLMKFGLILESSIGIISCLFFYPQIVSRFNGSSFILFISIAASFIIEGFSNAFVNTPIMTNMQNLVPDKMLSRFFSFLYIFTQSAIPIGAILYGVLLDRMKYFYILTLGNILAALIAIIFLTKACDEAYEAKENSVNF, encoded by the coding sequence ATGAAAAAAAACAAAAATTTAATAAGTTACTTATTAGGCAGACTTATATCACTTCTAGGTAGTGGTATACAAACTGTAGCACTACCACTATATATATTAGATGCAACAGGTTCAGGGACCTTAATGGGAGTATTTTCAGTATTTACTTTTTTACCAGCGATTATAGCTTCTACTTTTTCTGGAATTGTTGGAGATAGAAAAAACAGAAAAAATGTAATGATAGCAATGGACCTTGGACGAGGTATCATGATATGCTTTCTTGCAATGCTTGCAACCTATAAAGTATTTAATATATACATATTATTTATAATGCAAGTATTTATATCTATAATGGATAATATGTTTAATAGCTCTTCAAGTGCTATATTACCAGAGTTAATAGATAAAAATGAATTAATAGAAGCCAATTCTTCAAAGGGAGGACTTGATGCAATTGCTAATATTCTGGGACCAGCTTTAGGGGGCATAATCTATGGAATATGGGGAATAAAAATGGTGTTTTATATAAATGCAGCATCCTTCCTACTTTCTGCCTTAAGTTCTTTGTTTATTAAGTATAAAAAGAAAATGATAAAAAAAGAGAAGATAAATGCAAAAATATTTTTTAAAGAAAATTACGAGGTCATAGAATTTATAAAGGAAAGAAAAGGACTACTTCAATTGTGCAGCCTTGCTATGCTGTCAAACTTTTTCTTAAGTCCTATGTTTGATATAGTTGTACCCTATGCATTAAAAAGAGGAATTCATTTTAGCTCACAGCATTACGGATACATAGTTGCTGCATATACTGTGGGGATTCTTTTAGGTAATTTGGCTATTTCTGCTTATTTTAAAAGGTTTAGCTTAAAGTGGCTTATGAAGTTTGGGTTAATACTTGAAAGTAGTATAGGTATAATTAGTTGCTTGTTCTTTTATCCTCAAATAGTTAGTAGGTTTAATGGTTCGAGTTTTATATTATTTATATCTATAGCAGCAAGTTTTATTATAGAAGGATTTTCAAATGCTTTTGTAAATACACCAATTATGACAAATATGCAAAATTTAGTTCCTGATAAAATGTTATCTAGATTTTTTTCTTTTCTTTATATTTTTACTCAGAGTGCTATACCAATAGGAGCAATTTTATATGGTGTGTTACTTGATAGAATGAAATACTTCTATATTTTAACTTTAGGAAATATTTTGGCTGCGTTAATTGCCATAATATTTTTAACAAAAGCCTGCGATGAAGCTTATGAGGCAAAGGAAAACAGTGTGAATTTTTAA
- a CDS encoding MBL fold metallo-hydrolase → MLKITLLGTNGWFDSITGSTPSILIEHNDYYIVLDAGNGISKLKKYTNCDKPVYLFLSHFHIDHISGLHTLLLNNFSKGLYIMLQKGGEEILKNFMNAPFTVPLKKLPFNTEIIEVPNLSYPFPFNVTFLPLSHSSYTLGIRLEIGDKIITYSTDTSYCFNAVKLAKNADLLISECSMKSQETTDASIHLNPELAAKIAKEACATKLILTHFDANRYSSMEERIEAALASNAIFNNTLAGYDGLEIKL, encoded by the coding sequence ATGTTAAAAATAACTCTTTTAGGTACAAATGGATGGTTCGATTCAATTACAGGAAGTACTCCCTCTATACTAATTGAACATAATGATTACTACATAGTTTTAGATGCGGGAAATGGTATTTCAAAATTAAAAAAATACACTAATTGTGACAAGCCCGTATATCTTTTTTTAAGTCATTTTCATATTGATCACATATCAGGTTTACATACCTTACTTTTAAATAATTTTTCTAAAGGATTATATATTATGCTACAAAAGGGAGGAGAAGAAATACTTAAAAACTTTATGAACGCTCCCTTTACCGTTCCTTTAAAAAAGCTTCCTTTTAATACAGAAATAATTGAAGTTCCTAATTTATCTTATCCCTTTCCCTTTAACGTAACTTTTTTGCCTTTATCTCACAGTTCTTATACCTTGGGAATACGACTTGAAATAGGAGATAAAATTATAACTTACTCTACGGATACAAGTTATTGTTTTAATGCCGTAAAACTAGCCAAAAATGCTGATTTACTAATCTCTGAATGTAGTATGAAATCACAAGAAACCACTGATGCTTCTATTCACTTAAACCCAGAGCTAGCAGCTAAAATCGCAAAAGAAGCTTGTGCAACTAAATTAATTTTGACGCATTTTGATGCTAATAGATATTCGTCTATGGAAGAAAGAATTGAGGCTGCACTCGCCTCAAACGCTATTTTTAACAATACTTTAGCTGGTTATGATGGCTTAGAAATAAAGCTTTAG
- a CDS encoding TetR/AcrR family transcriptional regulator — translation MKSKREDRRIKYTKRVIKQSLIDLLKNRPIDKVTVTDICKTADINRSTFYTHYSNPYNLLESIENELFEKVKKSIGTNEIETTVNEIFNAIANNKELFKVLFSSHKDYRFLIKFFGTLYNNSIETFKSYFNVECGIDLEYLYRYIITGSAAISYTWIKNGLKESPDEMGSLVNKLIRHTMDFKE, via the coding sequence ATGAAGAGTAAAAGAGAAGACAGAAGAATTAAGTATACAAAGAGGGTTATAAAGCAAAGTTTGATTGACCTCTTAAAAAATAGACCGATTGATAAGGTTACTGTTACAGATATATGTAAAACGGCAGATATAAATAGAAGTACTTTTTATACCCATTATTCCAATCCATATAATTTACTTGAATCAATAGAAAATGAATTGTTTGAGAAAGTTAAGAAATCAATAGGAACTAATGAAATAGAAACAACTGTAAATGAAATATTTAATGCCATTGCTAATAATAAGGAGCTTTTTAAGGTGCTGTTTAGTTCACATAAGGACTATAGATTCTTAATTAAATTTTTTGGTACTCTATATAATAATTCAATAGAAACTTTCAAATCATATTTTAATGTTGAATGCGGAATAGATTTAGAGTATTTATATAGATATATAATAACTGGTAGTGCAGCCATAAGTTATACGTGGATTAAAAATGGACTAAAAGAAAGCCCAGATGAAATGGGCTCTCTTGTCAATAAATTAATAAGGCATACTATGGACTTTAAAGAATAA
- a CDS encoding methyl-accepting chemotaxis protein codes for MISIQGIEYIKSICESQADEIPGGVIYLISDGDTFTWRKASKSFRADIFKIGEKLNPKSVTLRAIHENRKLTENIPRSLYGVRLKAVAEPIVDEEGRAVGAFSIAFPVEHAMIKAFKDFAPVLSEMFSDGVVLFTTDLDKFISVQTSNNFKLPLVPGEKFKSNTTPDKVVMTKSAVAIEYDASIYGTPVFAVCHPVFEEGTGELVGTFGLMIPKTAANMLKDSSKNLEDSITEIVATIEELAASSASIHSNEKELNNTIGDIAELSSEINNVTTFIKEIADQTKMLGLNASIEAARAGELGKGFGVVAAEIRKLSEESKSTVPKIKELTDKIISKVDECNEKSKNSLSSSKEQAAATEEITASVQEINSMAETLNEIANKL; via the coding sequence ATGATATCAATACAGGGTATAGAGTATATAAAGAGTATTTGTGAATCACAGGCAGATGAAATACCTGGTGGAGTCATATATTTAATTAGTGATGGTGATACCTTTACTTGGAGAAAGGCATCTAAAAGTTTTAGAGCAGACATATTTAAGATTGGAGAGAAACTAAATCCTAAAAGTGTTACTCTTAGAGCTATACATGAAAATAGAAAATTAACGGAAAATATTCCTCGTTCATTATATGGTGTTAGGCTTAAGGCAGTAGCTGAGCCAATAGTAGATGAAGAAGGAAGGGCTGTAGGAGCATTTTCTATTGCGTTTCCTGTTGAGCATGCAATGATAAAGGCCTTTAAAGATTTTGCACCAGTATTATCTGAGATGTTTTCTGATGGGGTAGTGCTATTTACAACGGATTTAGACAAATTTATATCAGTACAAACTTCTAATAATTTTAAATTGCCATTAGTACCAGGAGAAAAATTTAAGAGTAATACTACACCGGATAAGGTTGTAATGACAAAATCAGCAGTTGCAATTGAGTATGATGCTTCTATTTATGGTACTCCCGTATTTGCTGTATGTCATCCTGTGTTTGAGGAAGGTACAGGAGAGCTTGTAGGAACTTTTGGACTTATGATACCTAAAACTGCAGCAAATATGTTAAAAGATTCTTCAAAAAACCTGGAGGATAGTATAACTGAAATAGTAGCGACTATTGAAGAATTGGCAGCTTCATCAGCAAGTATACATTCGAATGAAAAGGAACTAAATAATACTATTGGAGATATAGCAGAATTATCCTCTGAAATTAATAATGTTACAACATTTATAAAAGAAATAGCAGATCAAACAAAGATGCTTGGATTAAATGCATCCATTGAGGCAGCAAGAGCAGGAGAATTAGGAAAGGGCTTTGGAGTTGTAGCTGCTGAAATAAGAAAATTATCCGAGGAATCAAAAAGTACTGTTCCTAAAATAAAGGAATTGACAGATAAAATAATATCAAAAGTAGATGAGTGTAATGAAAAGAGTAAAAATTCTTTATCATCAAGCAAGGAACAAGCTGCTGCCACGGAAGAAATTACAGCAAGTGTACAAGAAATTAATTCTATGGCAGAGACATTAAATGAGATTGCCAATAAACTGTAA
- a CDS encoding alpha/beta fold hydrolase, producing the protein MEKIKIFRNTLKLRNIDMFYLDTRTEKTAIICLHGMYGRAETWQAFIQNYGTKYRIISPDQRGHGLTSKPKEPYTIKIMAEDIVELLKALKLQAAILVGHSMGGGIAAYLAANYPEYIKALAILDKSPTNLNATNKLSIDRNTLIDPLTGNWPLPFATLTEATSFIKSASCSDLEYTYFMNSLMETSSGYKMMFDSKAMASIFLNSLDFWDILSRIKCLTMIVRSSSHEGIPNEDFKRMEACLKNHLAFEMSNKDHNVHLSNKEEFYTCFDKFLSSI; encoded by the coding sequence ATGGAAAAAATAAAGATTTTTAGAAACACCTTAAAGCTAAGAAATATTGATATGTTCTACCTTGATACTAGAACTGAAAAAACAGCTATAATTTGTCTTCATGGTATGTATGGGCGTGCTGAAACCTGGCAAGCTTTTATCCAAAATTATGGAACAAAATATAGGATTATTTCACCAGATCAAAGAGGCCATGGATTAACTAGTAAACCAAAGGAACCTTACACTATAAAAATTATGGCTGAAGATATAGTTGAACTTTTAAAAGCCTTAAAGCTTCAAGCTGCAATTTTAGTAGGGCACTCTATGGGTGGAGGTATTGCTGCCTACTTAGCGGCAAACTATCCTGAATATATAAAAGCACTAGCAATACTTGATAAATCTCCCACAAATCTTAATGCTACAAATAAACTATCCATAGATAGAAATACTTTAATAGATCCATTAACAGGAAATTGGCCACTACCCTTTGCTACTTTAACCGAAGCTACTTCCTTTATCAAAAGTGCTTCATGTTCAGATTTGGAATATACCTATTTCATGAATAGCCTAATGGAAACTTCCTCTGGCTATAAAATGATGTTTGATTCTAAAGCTATGGCTAGTATTTTCTTAAATAGCTTGGATTTTTGGGATATCCTTTCAAGAATAAAATGTTTAACTATGATAGTTCGCTCCAGTAGTCATGAAGGTATACCTAACGAAGATTTTAAAAGAATGGAAGCTTGTCTTAAAAATCATTTAGCTTTTGAAATGTCTAATAAGGATCACAATGTTCATCTATCAAATAAAGAAGAATTTTATACATGCTTTGATAAATTTTTAAGTTCTATATAG
- a CDS encoding macrolide family glycosyltransferase has translation MGKILFLGIPAYGHVNPSLGIISELVKNGQEVTYFCTEEFKERIEKTGATFKDYGKVMDYSKNRTKTNLSMTLESLTKIFMETLRTCENAIEIVLKEIEGIQFDYIGYAAACPFGNLIAQILKIPSFSSFAIFATPKEMLPKNLNGINLEDLKNSPAVKSHTELKYKLKEKYDINLPDLIELFFNRGDINFAYTSKYFIKHPEYYDDSFKFIGPPIYDRTEDLSDFPYAEIKNKKVIYISLGTVFSNYDVSLYDIFFNAFKDEDVVVVMTAYKVDLSKFDIPKNFVIRNYISQTEILKYANAAVTHSGMNSTNDLLFNSIPFVAIPLGADQPYMASRCSELNACISLDNDKLTPELLRDSVFKVMNDQNYLENIRKINNSFRESGGYKKACEEILNLKSEYSYI, from the coding sequence ATGGGAAAAATACTATTTTTGGGTATCCCCGCTTATGGACATGTAAACCCAAGTTTAGGCATAATAAGTGAATTAGTTAAAAATGGACAAGAAGTAACCTACTTCTGTACGGAAGAATTTAAAGAAAGAATAGAAAAAACAGGTGCCACTTTTAAAGATTACGGCAAAGTAATGGACTATTCAAAGAATCGTACTAAAACCAATTTAAGTATGACCTTGGAATCTCTAACAAAAATATTTATGGAAACCCTTCGCACTTGTGAAAATGCAATAGAAATTGTACTAAAAGAAATAGAAGGCATTCAATTTGATTATATAGGTTATGCGGCAGCTTGCCCTTTTGGTAATTTGATAGCTCAAATTCTCAAAATACCTTCATTTTCATCCTTTGCTATTTTTGCTACCCCAAAGGAAATGCTTCCAAAAAACCTCAATGGAATAAATCTTGAAGACCTTAAAAATTCTCCAGCAGTTAAATCTCACACTGAACTTAAATATAAACTAAAAGAAAAATATGATATTAATCTTCCAGATCTTATAGAGTTATTCTTTAATAGGGGGGATATAAACTTTGCATATACCTCTAAATATTTCATTAAGCACCCTGAGTATTATGATGACAGCTTTAAATTTATAGGTCCTCCTATATACGACCGAACTGAAGATTTATCTGATTTCCCTTATGCTGAAATTAAAAATAAAAAAGTAATTTATATCTCTTTAGGAACAGTTTTCAGTAATTATGATGTCTCTCTATACGATATATTTTTTAATGCCTTTAAGGACGAAGATGTAGTAGTAGTTATGACTGCTTATAAGGTAGATTTATCAAAATTTGATATACCAAAAAACTTTGTAATCAGAAATTATATATCTCAAACGGAAATTTTAAAATATGCTAATGCTGCTGTAACTCATTCAGGAATGAATAGCACAAACGATTTATTATTTAACTCTATTCCTTTTGTGGCAATTCCTTTAGGTGCAGATCAACCTTACATGGCATCAAGATGCAGCGAACTAAACGCTTGTATTAGCCTTGATAATGACAAGCTTACTCCAGAACTTTTAAGAGACTCCGTATTTAAAGTTATGAATGACCAAAACTACCTTGAGAATATAAGAAAAATAAATAATTCCTTTAGAGAAAGTGGCGGTTATAAAAAAGCTTGTGAGGAAATATTAAATTTAAAATCCGAATATAGTTATATATAA